The sequence below is a genomic window from Candidatus Neomarinimicrobiota bacterium.
CTTCTTCATCGACCCGGTTTGCAGGCCAGGCATTGTGCATACTGAAGGGGAGGATCTCATTCAGGTAATGCTGCCACTCATTGTCCATAAAGTGCCAGCCACTGCGAAATGAGACAGGGAAAACATCCTCTTCTAAAAGGAATTGAGCCAGGGTCACATCAAAATCGTCTTTAGATTCTCCAAAGGTGAGGGATTGATTCCAGAAATACATGCCATCCTGATCATAGTCAGACCAGAAAAATGTATGATAGTGAAGGGATAGTTCATCCCCATTGATGATGGCATTTTCTCCATGATATTTCTTCATCAGATACATGGTCATGATATTGGGGACAGGGAAGTTCCGGTTGGTAGCATAGCGGAAGATATTTCCGGCCATCATCCACCAGGTCATTTTCATGGGTTGACCGTATGAATCCACGAATTGTGCTCGAAACGCAGGGTCCATTACCTCATAGGTATTCATTGATGGATCTGTGTACAGAGCCTGGTTATAGGTGTTGTGATAGCGATTAACTGACATGCCGTCCCATATGGCAGTATCAGAACCCAATACCAGATAAACTGTGGCGGATTCAAGCTGGGAAACCCCAAGAATTAAGATTAGGAAAATGTTGAGAATTTTTTTTGATCGGTCCAAATCAGAGCTCCCCCTCGTGGTACCGCAAGTTTACAATTTAATTCCACCGATATGAAGAGATGTTTAAAAATTAACTATGGATATAGCTGCTAATATTAACTTACGCTCAATTGAGATGACTGACCAATATTCTGACCCCAATTCCCAGCAAGATGAGACCACCCAGGATTTCAACCCGGTGACCCAGCCAAGCTCCTGCAGTCTTCCCAATCCTGGTTGACAACGCTGATAAGATGGCAGTAATCACACCGATGAGGAGACAGGGGATCCAGATATTCACGTGAAGGATGGAAAAACTGAGACCAGCAGCCAGGGCGTCAATACTGGTGGCTATGCTCAGAGTAATAAGTGTCCACCCCTTGGATGGATCCACAGTGAGTCTATCATTGTCCGGGAAGAACCCGGAATAAATCATTCTACTACCGACGATTGCCAGGAGGATGAAGGCAATCCAATGATCCCACATGCTGATGTAATCCACAACAGTAGAGCCCAAAAGCCAGCCTATAAAAGGCATAAGTGCCTGGAAGAACCCGAAGTGGAAGGCGAGACGAAAGACAGCCCTGTTGTCGTTTACAAATCCGGCCGCAGCAGCTGTTATAGATACTGCTGAGGCATCCATTGCCAGACCGATTGCGATGAGTATCATCTCGAGTATAGACATGCTCCATGATAATCATTAATGCAATAAATCCATCTAAATAGAATGGAATCCGATGTAGCTTAATTCGCTCTATACAGGTTCCAGCTCAAAATCCTCTAATCACCCCCAAAACACCTGAAATGTTCCATATGGGCAAGGATTGGTTCCATCCGTGTTAGTCAGATTCCATCCTGAACCTTAATTTTTTGCTGAATATCAGGAGTACTTGCTAATAAATAATAGATGCGTTATACTCTGCGCATTCCATATTGATTCACAAACAGTATTTATTCCTTCTGTTGTTCAGGGCTGATTTATAATCTAACAAAAGGGGGAATCATGTATTCCAAAATCAGAAACAATTCGATGTGTTTTGTAAGTGTCAGTATTGTACTCGTGCTTTTCTTTAGCATGGGCTTTGCGGACTATGACGCCGATGGGGTCGATCTAGTGGGACGAAATCCTTATGGATACTGTCCATTTGCAGTCGCATCTGGGGACTTTGTTTATTCAGCCAATGGAACCGTACTCGAAGTGTTGGATATCCATACATTGGAACCAGTAAGTGAAGTTGTCACAGAAAGTATCGTCAGTGGGCTGGCAGTTTCCGGTGACTTTGTCTATATCGCCAATTGGAGTGATGGCTTCAGGGTTGTTGATGTGTCAGATCCCACAAATCCATCTATGGTGGCAGAGCTTGAATTTCTCGGACAATGCTGGGATATTTCCGTAACGGGGGATTTTGCCTATGTTGGTAATGATGATCAGGGTCTCAGGATCATTGATATTTCCAATCCACTCATCCCAACGCTGGCCAGTACTTTTCTGAGCACTCCTGGAGTTAAATTTGAACATGCTCAGGTCATTGACACGCTTGCCTATGCAGCGACACAATCGGGCTTATTTATCCTGGATGTAAGTGATCCAGCTGCGCCTGTCCAATTAGGTCATTCTCCAGCAGAGAATGGAGCCTGGTCGGTGCATGTTGTAGATACAATTGCTTATTTGCCCAAAGTGTTTGAAGGAATACGCATGGTCAATGTTGCTGATCCCACCAACCCAATTGAACTGGGGTATTTCCAAACACCTGATGCAGCCTACTGGATGGAGGTTGTGGATACCATAGCCTATGTGGCTGAACGGTTTTCAGGGATCCAAATTCTCGACATTTCAGATTTAACCGCCCCAGACTCCGTTGGGATGCTTTCAATGGATTATGCTGATGCGCTCTATATACTGGGTGACAGCATGTATGTTGCTTCATCCAGTTGGGGTCTCAAACAGGTGGATATTAGTGATCTGACTGCACCTGTCTTGGTAAACGAATGTAAGGGAGGTGGCTATCCAGTAGACATTCAAGCCGCCGATACGATCACCTACGTGGCTATGAGGGGCCTGGGTGTTGGCATTTTCACATACGACGAATTCTTTGAGCCTGACATGATTGCACTGATAGAGATGGATAATCCCTATCGACTCCATGTAGAGGGGGAGTTGCTCTTTGTCCTAGAGAATTATAATTTGCATATATATGATGTAAGTGATCCATCGAATCCTGTACATACATATTCAACCGATTCAGGCGGTATAAATTCTGTTTTTTGCATGGCTAATTTGCTCTATGTCGGTGGATACCCAGATCTACGGATTTTTGATATAAGTGACCCCTACTTTCCCGCTCAACTTGGTGAGATGGATGGCTTGCCCAGCAGTCCTTATTCCATGTATGTATCGGGTGGTTTTGCATTTCTCACCAATCGATGGGGTGGACTACATATCGTCAATGTCATGGATCCCATAGAGCCATGGCCAGTGGGGGCAGCTCCCAATTTTGAGGATGCCAGAGCAGTCTATGTTGCAGGTGAATACGCCTATGTTACTGATCGCTATGTAGGTGAATTAAAAATTATCGATATTGGCAACCCTGAAGATCCCTATGAGATCAGCAGTTTTTCTGTGGGAAATGCCGCAGTGGATGTTTACGGATCAGGAAGGTATGCTTACGTCATCGATTCATGGACAGGTGTGCGGATCATTGATTGTGGAGATCCCTACAACCCGGTTGAAGTTGGATATTTTAATACTGGGGGATATGCCCAGGCTGTTATTGCAAACCAGGGGCAACTCCATGTTGCTGATGGGGGTGGTGGATTCTATCTGCTGGAAACTGAATTCAAGCAAGCCGTATTTACGGTGAATTCAACGGGTGATGCTGTTGATGCCATTCCTGGAGATGGAATCTGTGATGATGGTACAGGTGATTGCACCCTCCGGGCCGCTATCAATGAAGCCAATGCAACCCCTGGATTCAATACGATCAATTTTGATATAGAAGGTGTTGGTCCGCATACATTCCAACCTGCTAGCGCTTTACCCACTATCATAGATCCCGTGGAAATCGATGGTAGCTCAGAACCAGATTTCCTCGGTACTCCCATAGTCGAACTGGACGGTAGCTTGATCGAAGTTGACAATGGACTCAATTTTGCCACAAATAATTGTCTCATTTCGAACCTGGTAATCAGTGGATTTGATGGCGCTTCAGAGAATTTCGAGGCCAGTGGGATCTATATATTAAATGGCAGAAACATAATAATTGAAGGTTGTTATATTGGAACGAACAATCTCGGTTCAAGCGCGAACGGAAATGTAATTGGAGTTGTATTGACCGGTTCGTACAATCAAATCCGTTCTAACCTCATTTCTGGAAATACTAGACTTGGACTTGAAGTCAGTAATTTTGAAGAAGAGGCAGCATCTTTCAACCATATAACAAACAACAAATTTGGAACTGATATTTCTGGCATGTCTGTGTTGCCAAACGAGGGGAATGGGTGTGTTCTCTTGGGAGCCCGCTTTAGCTCCATAATTGGAAATACATTCTCTGGAAATACAGGTTATGGTCTACAACTGACCGACGGTTCTGCTTTTAATGAAATCCAAGGCAACTTTCTTGGCTGCGATCCCACTGGGACGATACGTGTTCCCAATGAAAATTCAGGTGTTAATATTCGCAATGATGCCCATGATAATCTGATTGGGGGGACTGAACCAGGTGCCGGAAATGTCATCAGTGGTAATAACCGTACTGGGCTGTCAATTGGACAGGGGACTGGAGCTAGTCTTAATTATATCTTGGGGAACCGTATCGGTACAAATGCCGCCGGTACCGACTCCCTAGTGAATACAGCCAATGGAATCGTCCTGTTCCCAGGAGCGTTTGAAACCATGATCGGCGGTCTTGAACCCGGCGAAGGCAATCTTATCTCAGGGAACCGCCTGTCAGGCATCTCCATACGAGCGGGCTGTGAACAAAATTCGATTCTGGGTAATTATATTGGCACCGATATCAGCGGCTCCATGGCCATTCCCAACCAGGCAGACGGGATATCCTCATTAGGCGCAAGCCATGATATTCGTGGAAATCTCATTTCCGGCAACAACCTGGATGGTATCCTGATCGAGGGTGAATCAGCCTCTGGCAATCAGGTCTTTTCGAATCGCATCGGTAGCGATGCCAGTGGGACGGCTGCAATTCCCAATGCCTTAAACGGTATTCACATCCTGGAAGCCTCTTCGAATCAGATCGGTGGCATCAACGATGATGATGGCAATTTGATCTCTGGAAATGAATACTATGGTATTCACGTTGAAGGAGCTATGTCAACAGAAAATATCATGCAAGGCAATCTTATTGGTACAGATATATCCGGTATGGAGCCCCTAGGAAACAGTGTTAATGGTATTGGACTGCGTGGTGGAGCTAACAATAATCTGATTGGTGGGGCAGAAGAGACTGCTGGAAATGTGATATCAGCAAATGGGGGTAAGGGTATCACCCTCATAGGGGAAGGCACCAACAATAATATCATTCAGGATAATTTTATTGGCTGTGATATTACCGGAGACAATAGTGATCTGGGTAATGGTGGCGGTATCGTAATCGCAGGAGGAGCCTCAAACAATCTCATCGGTGGAATGGGGGAGTTCACAGCAAATTGGATTGGTTATAATTTGGGCTATGGGATTACTATTAGGGACACTTCAAACACTGCAGGAAATTCAATACTGGGCAACGGTTTCACGCAAAATGAAATAGCCGGTATTGATTTAAGTGAAATAAACAGGGGCAATGATGGACCCACAGCCAATGACAGTGCTGATGTGGATACTGGACCTAACAATCTCCAGAACTACCCTGAACGATTGAATTGTGGCATTGAAAGCAATAATGATTTCATGCTACAATTTTTCATCGACTCAGATCCAGCGCATTCAGCCTATCCCATTCATGTTGAATTCTTCCAGGCTGATGAGGAATCCAATCAGGGATATTATCTGGTTGTTACAGATGAATATTCAGATGATGACCATACTGCAGGTTTAAAAACCCTGAATCTGGGGAACGCGAATGAGCTTGGTCAGGAAGGACTCTGGAATGGGATACGCATTGTTGCCACAGCCACAGACGCCAATGGCAATACGTCAGAATTTTCAGAAGCAATTGAAATAGGCAATTATGTGGGTATCGCTGCAGTTGAAGCGCTTCCAGAAGTATTCACCCTTGAACAGAACTATCCGAACCCATTTAATCCAACCACGACGATCCGCTATGGTTTGCCGGAAGCATCTGATGTAAGGCTGGTCATATATGATCTGAAGGGTAGAATAGTACAGAGCTATTCAGAGAGGGGTCGAACAGCTGGCTGGGTCAATTATGAATGGTCTGGTACCAATATGAGCGGTGAACCGGTAAGTACAGGTGTTTATCTCTGTCGTCTGGTTGCAGGTGAATATTCAAAAACAATCAAGATGGTGTATTTAAGATAATACGATAAAAGTGTAAAATATCCCTGTAGTATACTAATGGTCAGTGTATTACAGGGATAATATAAAGTGGATAATCACTGCAGGGAGCGATGTATTTCCTTCAGGAATACCTCAGTTGCCTCAAACGAGGTGTAAACACAAAGGGGGGATTATGAATTCCTTAGGCAAGGTTCACACGAGCTTATTCATTATTTTAACATTTTGTCTGTTCCTGAACGCAACTCCGGCATTGAGCCAGGATCTGGACGAGATCAACATCCTGATGGATGACCCTGAATTAATCCAGAAGACTTTGAGCAACACCAATTTCTCCCAGACACAATCACAGCTACGGGATCTGGATTTCTCATTTGAACTCATCAGTTGGGCTGAATATGATCCTTATGATTATTCAGCAGTGTGGTATCCCACAGAGGGCTGCCGTGGCTTATGTGCCGGGTCAGATCTTGATGGAGACGGACATGAGGAAATTTTCGCAGTTCATTATGGAAACGGCAGCGGAGTGGTTGGGTTTGAAATGAATGACTCAGGCGTTCTGGAAATGATCTGGAATTCATCAACAACTGAGCCTGCAAGCTACAATTTAGGGACCCGTTTTGTACAAACTGGAGATATGGACGGCGATGGATTAGGGGAAATAATATTCTTCCGGGGCAGGTATTCAGACGACCCCAACCGCGGGCTGTATATCTATGAATGGGATGGGAGTGACAATGGCTACTGGCTGGCCTACCATAATACGCTTCAATCACTGAGCGGGGATCTGGTTTATGATATGGTGATTGAGCACTTCCTGATTGCGGATGTGGATGATGACGGCTCCCAGGAGCTCATCTTTGCCAATAATGGCCTGACCATGGGGATTGATCGCTCTGAGGATTTCTTTTCCATCCTCTCCATAGCAGGTGACATCGGTTCCGGTGAAGAGGTTCTCACCGAAGAGTACTGGATCAGTCCCAGAGATGTCGACCGTGATGGTGTAATAGATGATCTTCTAGGTGGAGGCAGTGGTCTGAATGTTCAGGTCTGTGACACCGACAATGATGGTCTGAAGGAAGTGTTCTGCCATGCCTGGAATTATTTCAATATCTTCTTTTTCGAATGCACAGGTCCCGATAGCTATACATTGGGAGATACCAGCAATATACGTTTCACCTATCCTGATGACGATTCCCAACTTATGAATGCTGCAGTATCTGATATGGATGGCGATGGAGCCGATGAAATCTATATCGCGAATTACATAACTGGTGATGTTTATATGATCCAGGATACTGATGGCGATGCCACCTCTCTGCTCAGTAGTGAAATCGTGGTATTGGGAGAGAATCTGGGGGCCAAATTTGGAGCAATAGCCTTTGATTTTGATACCAGTGGAACGGATGAAATTTATTTCGGTGGTTCCTCGGTATTTGGTGCAGATATCCGTGTCTGGGATGGGGAGGAGTTCAGCAGCTTTCAATCAGATCCTGGATCAGACGGATTCCTGCCGAAGATGGATGTAGCTGACATGAATGGGAATGGAATACCAGAACTGATTACCGCACATCAGATGGTGTCAAACTACCCACAGAAAATTATACGTGTTTTGGAATATCGGCCTGATGATCCCTCAAATTCAAGATGGGAATTCACACCTATGGCTAACGTCGGTTATACCAATGATTGGGGCAGTAGCTATGCTCCTGTTTTGGGAGATTATACTGGCGATGGCTTTATAGATGTCTTCGTCACCAATGGGGGTGATCAAAATAATTTTCTCTATCAGAACAGCGGACTGGGGTATTTCAATCGAGATTATAATAGTGATCTCGCCTGGGATTCGAATTGGTCAAACACGGCCACCTGGGGGGATTACGACAATGATGGTGCCCTTGATCTATTTGTTGCCAATGGAGGTGATGGAGAAGCCAATTGCCTCTATCACAACCTGGGTGATGGAACCTTTGAGACGATGTATAACTCAAGTATAGCCAGCGAAACCGGCGCCCGTGGCGCCAGTTGGGGTGACTATGACAATGACGGTTATCTGGATCTTTATGTTGCCAACAGCTCAGAGGCGAACGCCAACAATTCTCTCTTCCATAACAATGGGGATGGCAGCTTCAGTCAGATAGGCGTTGGCTGGATTGTATTTGACAATGATGATTCTCAAACGCCGACCTGGTGTGACTATGACAATGATGGTGATCTGGATATGTATGTGGTTAATTGCGGTCCCAATGCGCTTTATCGCAACGAAGGGGGAGGGACTTTCACCAAGATTCAAACCGGCGTCCTGGTTGCCGATGGTTATTGTTCGAATGGAGCCAGCTGGGCAGACTACGACAATGATGGTGATTTTGATGTATTTGTAACCAGTGGAGATGATCATTCAAATCGTCTGTATCAGAACCAGGGTGGGGGTGTTTTTGTTCAGATCACAAATGGAGCAATAGTTACTGATAACTCTAATTCCTGGGGAAGTGCCTGGGCTGACCTGGATAATGATGGTGATCTGGATCTCTTTGTGGCCAACAGTGCAGAGCCCGATCCACGGGATAACTTCATATACATCAATAACGGAGATGGAAGTTTTACCGGAGTATACGATAATCTCCTCAATCAGAATGATCTGCTCCCCATTGGCTGTGCCTGGGGTGATTACAATAATGATGGAGATCTGGATCTCTTTGTTGCAATCGATGGGGGACGGAACTTGTTGTATTCCAATCAGGGTAATAGCAATTCCTGGGTCAATATCCAGTGTGTGGGAACCCTTTCCAATCAATCAGCTATTGGCGCCAAGGTGCGTGCCAAAGCCACCATTCTGGGGAACGATGTCTGGCAGGTCCAGGAAATCAGTGGACAGACCGGGGCTTTTGGCCAAAATAGTCTCAACGTGGAATTCGGCTTCGCAGATGCTGATATCATTGATTCCCTGCGTATTGAATGGCCTTCAGGGATGATCAATGAGTATACTGACATTCAAGTTGATGAATTCTATGTCATCCAGGAGGGACCTGCTTTACAGGTTTCAGCTGACACATTGGCCTGGGGGGAAGTATTTCTGGGTAGTGCCAATTCGCTGGCTTTTGAATTATCAAACCTGGGTCCAGAATCAATCCAGATCGACAATGTTAGTATAGATAATACCGCGTTCATGACTGATCTCACTTCATTTCAGATCGAACCTGGTTCGACATCTCTTTTGTCGGTCATTTTTGAACCAACTGAGACAGGTAATTTTGAAGCACTTCTCACTTTTACATCAAGCGATCCGCTCGTCCCTGCAGATAGCGTGGTACTCGCCGGTCAAGCCATCCTGGCTCCAGATATTAATGTGACTCCCGATAGTGTGGCTGTTACCCTTCTACCAGGCGCAACGCATACTCAAATAATTACTATTGATAATATTTCTGGCGAGAGCCCACTATACTGGACAGCCGACCTGGTGACAGGTGACATTGATCGCACAGTCACCTTCACAAAAGATGATTATGCTCCATGGGAGCAGCCAGAAAACCAGGATCGGATAACCGACAATGTCTGGATAACCCGATCTAATAGTCAGGGTATTTTTAATGCTGCTGTAGAATCTGGATATGATTTTGATATGTCTCCCTGGGATACGGAATGGGCTTATGGATATTCTGAAGATTTAGCACCTGAGCACTATGCGGTTTGGCGTGATGCCATCAATGGTCAGCCGCCAGCAATGATTGATAACCCTCTCTCTGTCCATTTGATATCAGATGATATCTATTTTGATGTAATATTTCACAGTTGGACCTCAGGCGGTAACGGTGGTGGCTTTTCATATACCCGAACGATTACCTCACCTGAATGGATAAAACTATCTGCAGACATGGGGTCTTTGGGAATTGGGGAGAGTACTTCATTAGAGCTATCGCTGGACGCTTTTGACATGCCGGCTGGTACTCATATTGCAGACGTGGTGATTAGCAGCAATGATCCTGATGAATCGGAAATAATCATACCCGTTGAGTTAGAAGTAAGCGTTGCTCCAGATATCTATCTTGAAAATGACACACTTGATTTTGGCAATGTCTACAATGGTTATTCTGATACCATGGCCATCCAAATTGAGAATTTGGGCTCGGCTGACCTCGTCGTATCTGATGTAACAGCTGATTTGACAGAATTCGAGGTCATGACTCAGAATTTCGAAATTTTAGCTCTTGAGTCCTATATGTTGGAAGTAATCCTGACCCCCTCCTCAGCAGGTGATTATGTTGGAGAGCTGACGCTTACAACTTCAGATCCAGATGAGGAATTTTTCACAATCACACTGTTGGGGAGCAGTTTGGACCCACCCATTGCAGGTGTAGCTCCTGATTCATTATATGCTGCTTTACTCACAGATGAGACCCTCGTTCAAAATATGACCATTTCCAATACTGGTTTGAGTGAGCTCACTTATGAGATCCGATCAATTTCTATTGATAACTTCTCCAGGGAGAGGGGTGCGTTTCCTGATGTAAGTCTGTTGTCGGGTTCACGCTATACTTGGGATGAATTGATGGGTGGAAACACCCAACCCTCAAATTTCCAGGGAACAATGCGGGGTAGAAACGACAAGCCAGGACCTCGTTTAGCTGTTGAAAACGAAATGACTGATTATGCGCTTAGGAATCTCAGGGAATCCTGGGAGTTGCTTTATACAGATCCAGAAGAATTCGGGCCTGTTGATGTTCAACACGTTTATGGAAGCACGACTTCAGACGAAGTGCTTGTCAAAATAGAAGGTTATTCGGAATTTGATGAGATGGTTTTTGTCGTTTATATCGATATTGACCAGAATGTGAATACTGGGCTGGACACTGAAGAAGATGAGCTGGGATGGTATCTGGGTATTGATTGTGCCATGATAAGCACAGGTTTTGGTTTCGATGGATTTTTTCTCGTAGATACTGAGTCTCAAGAATTTATTTTGTTGGATACGCTAACTACAAACATTATTGAGACAAACTCTACTGAAAGAACTATGGGTGCAGGTATCAGCCATTTCGAGGGCATATCGGCTTTCGATTTTGCTATTATTTGTGATAGTGGAATTGAGGATTTGGTCCCGGATTTAGGATCAGGACATATTACTTTTCCATTTTCTACCCCCTGGTTGGACTTTGAACCAGAAATTGGTACAATTGCAGCAGGTGAACAGGAAGACATCATTGTAACTTTTGATGCTACTGACATGTATGGTGGGGAATATTATTCACAGATTACGGTTCTAAGTAATGATCCTGCATCACCAGAAGTAACCGCAAGCGCTCATTTGACAGTCACGGGTATCCCTGATATCGATGTGGAGTTAGGCGTCTTTGATGAGACCAGCCGAATCAATTTCCATGAATACGACGCGTCGACCACCCATGAGTTCGCCACCGAAATGATGCCGGATGGAAATGGCATGCTGTACGTAGGCCTGCAGGGGGATTTTGGCAGTTCCAGTGAATATGCCGATGTTTATATCGATGGGGAATTCTTCATGACAGTAAATCCTGCAGTCGAGAGCTACAGTGTGCATGAATTTACTATCACGCTGAACTCGTTGAATCATTATCTCAGGGATGGTCTCATGGAGGTGGATGTTGTGAATTCCAGCTCGGTGGGATCAGGGGATGGCAACAGCTTTCACGAGGTTCATCTACGCTTTCAGGGAGGGGTGGATACCTTGAGATTACGTGACGTATTCCTGGGAGAGTCCAGAACCAGCAACATCGTCATCAAGAATACCGGAACCGATTCTTTGCAGATATCCAGTATCAGCATCGGTGCCGGGGCGTTCACACTCGGTGCCGTCCCGTTGGGACTGAGCTATGACGAGGCGGATACAGTTGCAGTGGGTTTCACCCCGGGAGCCGTCGGTGATTATTCAGCCACCATCACCATTACATCAGATGACCCGGATGAGCCTCTGCTCACCATACCGGTGTTAGGCTCTTGTGTTGAGCCACCGGTTATATCAGTTTCTCATGACTCACTGCAGGTTGTTCTTGCTGACCGGCAAAGCCTGACTCGAACGATCACTATCTCGAACACGGGTGGAAGTACCCTGGAGTATAATGCATGGATTGACCTTTCAGATGAGCGTGATAATTATGCACTACACTTCGACGGTGCCTATGATCGTGTGATCCTGGGGAATGATCCCGCTCTGAATCCAGCGGGTGCGATGACGATCAGTACCTGGGTAAAACCGGAGAGCTTCTCGGAATGGGATCGCATCCTCGTAAAACCCTGGACAGAGAACAGTGAACCCTGGCAAGTTTACAGCCTGGGACTTGATGACCATATACCAGCAAGACCCATGTTCGTTGTTACTGTGAATGCCCAGGCATTCTATCTAACATCAAATTTGGCTCTGACAATTGGCGAATGGACCCATATAGCTGGGACCTACGACGGTGAAATCATGAAGATCTATGTGAACGGACAGTTCTCAGGTCAAAGCTATGATCCCTCAGGTCCCATCGATCAGTTTGATACAGATGTCGCCGTCGGTTATAATGTGTTACATGCTCCGAATAGCTTCAACGGTGAGATCGATGAGGTGCGCATTTGGAACATCTCACGTTCTCAATCTCAGATTCAGCAGGACATGTACGCTAAGTTGAGTGGCTCAGAATGGGGGTTGGTGGGCTATTGGCCATTTGATGAGGGCTATGGTTCGTCTACTCTCGATGAATCAGGTGGTGGGAATCCCGGCTACATATATAATGAAGCACAATGGACTCATCCCGGTTCGCCGGTAGATCTGTGGATCGACTTACCCGTCACCCAGGCCGTTGTGAATCCTGGCAGTATGACTGGGATGGATGTT
It includes:
- a CDS encoding manganese efflux pump, whose product is MSILEMILIAIGLAMDASAVSITAAAAGFVNDNRAVFRLAFHFGFFQALMPFIGWLLGSTVVDYISMWDHWIAFILLAIVGSRMIYSGFFPDNDRLTVDPSKGWTLITLSIATSIDALAAGLSFSILHVNIWIPCLLIGVITAILSALSTRIGKTAGAWLGHRVEILGGLILLGIGVRILVSHLN
- a CDS encoding T9SS type A sorting domain-containing protein, whose translation is MYSKIRNNSMCFVSVSIVLVLFFSMGFADYDADGVDLVGRNPYGYCPFAVASGDFVYSANGTVLEVLDIHTLEPVSEVVTESIVSGLAVSGDFVYIANWSDGFRVVDVSDPTNPSMVAELEFLGQCWDISVTGDFAYVGNDDQGLRIIDISNPLIPTLASTFLSTPGVKFEHAQVIDTLAYAATQSGLFILDVSDPAAPVQLGHSPAENGAWSVHVVDTIAYLPKVFEGIRMVNVADPTNPIELGYFQTPDAAYWMEVVDTIAYVAERFSGIQILDISDLTAPDSVGMLSMDYADALYILGDSMYVASSSWGLKQVDISDLTAPVLVNECKGGGYPVDIQAADTITYVAMRGLGVGIFTYDEFFEPDMIALIEMDNPYRLHVEGELLFVLENYNLHIYDVSDPSNPVHTYSTDSGGINSVFCMANLLYVGGYPDLRIFDISDPYFPAQLGEMDGLPSSPYSMYVSGGFAFLTNRWGGLHIVNVMDPIEPWPVGAAPNFEDARAVYVAGEYAYVTDRYVGELKIIDIGNPEDPYEISSFSVGNAAVDVYGSGRYAYVIDSWTGVRIIDCGDPYNPVEVGYFNTGGYAQAVIANQGQLHVADGGGGFYLLETEFKQAVFTVNSTGDAVDAIPGDGICDDGTGDCTLRAAINEANATPGFNTINFDIEGVGPHTFQPASALPTIIDPVEIDGSSEPDFLGTPIVELDGSLIEVDNGLNFATNNCLISNLVISGFDGASENFEASGIYILNGRNIIIEGCYIGTNNLGSSANGNVIGVVLTGSYNQIRSNLISGNTRLGLEVSNFEEEAASFNHITNNKFGTDISGMSVLPNEGNGCVLLGARFSSIIGNTFSGNTGYGLQLTDGSAFNEIQGNFLGCDPTGTIRVPNENSGVNIRNDAHDNLIGGTEPGAGNVISGNNRTGLSIGQGTGASLNYILGNRIGTNAAGTDSLVNTANGIVLFPGAFETMIGGLEPGEGNLISGNRLSGISIRAGCEQNSILGNYIGTDISGSMAIPNQADGISSLGASHDIRGNLISGNNLDGILIEGESASGNQVFSNRIGSDASGTAAIPNALNGIHILEASSNQIGGINDDDGNLISGNEYYGIHVEGAMSTENIMQGNLIGTDISGMEPLGNSVNGIGLRGGANNNLIGGAEETAGNVISANGGKGITLIGEGTNNNIIQDNFIGCDITGDNSDLGNGGGIVIAGGASNNLIGGMGEFTANWIGYNLGYGITIRDTSNTAGNSILGNGFTQNEIAGIDLSEINRGNDGPTANDSADVDTGPNNLQNYPERLNCGIESNNDFMLQFFIDSDPAHSAYPIHVEFFQADEESNQGYYLVVTDEYSDDDHTAGLKTLNLGNANELGQEGLWNGIRIVATATDANGNTSEFSEAIEIGNYVGIAAVEALPEVFTLEQNYPNPFNPTTTIRYGLPEASDVRLVIYDLKGRIVQSYSERGRTAGWVNYEWSGTNMSGEPVSTGVYLCRLVAGEYSKTIKMVYLR